One genomic region from Saprospiraceae bacterium encodes:
- the ruvB gene encoding Holliday junction branch migration DNA helicase RuvB translates to MLERIPDSLNQPETSDDKVIEKTLRPAALEEFSGQRKIVDNLKVFIQAAKMRGEALDHVLLHGPPGLGKTTLANIVANELSANLKITSGPVIERPGDLAGLLTNLSTGDVLFIDEIHRLNNVVEEYLYSAMEDYRIDIMIDSGPNARSVQINLNPFTLVGATTRMGLLTSPLRARFGINCHLDYYDVQTLIGIVRRSANILEISITEEGATEIARRSRGTPRIANALLRRVRDFAMVKGDGTISIEIARIALHALNIDDYGLDEMDKRILSTIITKFKGGPVGLTTIATATGEEPGTIEEVYEPFLIMEGFLQRTPRGREATTKAYRHLGIVPPTATGTLFE, encoded by the coding sequence ATGTTAGAACGGATACCTGATTCACTCAATCAACCAGAAACCTCTGATGATAAAGTCATAGAAAAGACTTTGAGGCCTGCTGCATTGGAGGAGTTTAGTGGTCAGCGTAAGATCGTCGACAATTTAAAAGTATTTATACAAGCCGCCAAAATGCGCGGTGAAGCATTAGACCATGTATTACTGCATGGACCGCCAGGATTAGGCAAAACTACCCTGGCTAATATCGTTGCTAACGAATTATCAGCCAATCTCAAAATCACCTCTGGCCCGGTGATCGAGAGGCCGGGCGATTTAGCCGGACTTTTGACTAATCTCAGCACCGGAGATGTACTTTTTATAGACGAAATACATCGGCTCAATAATGTGGTCGAAGAGTACCTGTATAGTGCGATGGAAGATTATAGGATAGACATAATGATAGACTCAGGTCCAAACGCCAGGAGTGTCCAGATCAATCTGAATCCATTCACCCTGGTAGGGGCAACCACCCGTATGGGATTATTGACTTCCCCTTTAAGGGCCAGATTTGGTATCAACTGCCATCTTGATTATTACGATGTACAGACATTAATAGGTATCGTACGAAGATCTGCCAACATCCTTGAAATATCCATCACAGAAGAAGGTGCAACTGAAATCGCCCGCAGAAGCCGGGGAACACCCCGGATAGCAAACGCATTGCTCCGGAGAGTTCGAGATTTTGCCATGGTCAAAGGAGATGGAACTATATCCATTGAAATAGCCAGGATTGCCTTGCATGCCTTGAATATAGATGATTATGGCCTGGATGAGATGGATAAAAGAATATTAAGTACCATTATTACCAAGTTCAAAGGCGGGCCGGTCGGTTTGACCACTATTGCGACCGCCACTGGAGAAGAACCAGGCACTATAGAAGAGGTATATGAACCGTTTTTGATTATGGAAGGTTTTCTCCAAAGGACGCCAAGAGGCAGAGAGGCCACTACAAAAGCTTACCGGCATTTGGGTATAGTCCCCCCCACGGCGACAGGTACCCTATTTGAATAA
- a CDS encoding DUF2452 domain-containing protein, which translates to MEEDFVNPIDKKLVAADPGTLAYAHHAGSALVKPEEMGKVKGLAMKAMYQQTDIQLDQIRSQIEHLIEQSKTIQSRVKISEQIYQAAVGFDPVINHIYHLYSRKTDSSWVLSLVAPHEWGRKNPFEYMATVRLMADHTWEILKTRV; encoded by the coding sequence ATGGAAGAAGATTTTGTCAATCCAATCGATAAAAAGCTAGTAGCTGCTGATCCTGGCACTTTAGCATACGCCCACCATGCCGGTTCAGCTCTGGTCAAACCCGAAGAAATGGGGAAAGTCAAAGGCCTGGCGATGAAAGCCATGTATCAACAGACAGACATCCAGCTAGACCAAATCAGATCCCAGATAGAACATCTGATAGAACAAAGTAAAACCATCCAGTCTCGGGTCAAAATCTCTGAGCAAATCTATCAAGCTGCCGTTGGCTTTGATCCCGTCATAAATCATATTTATCATCTCTATAGTCGAAAAACAGACAGCAGTTGGGTCCTTTCATTGGTGGCGCCTCACGAATGGGGGCGGAAAAACCCATTTGAATACATGGCTACCGTAAGATTGATGGCCGACCATACCTGGGAAATATTAAAAACAAGGGTTTAA
- a CDS encoding phosphoribosyltransferase, translated as MKILNESQIRQKIRRLAIEILEKNSDSKSIILAGINNKGYAFAELIKTEIKAFSAIPVIITRIKLNPADPLSQEVTIETPFEQLDKKNIIIVDDVANTGRTLYFAMKPLFKILPKKIEVAVLVDRMHKSFPIHVDYVGLSLSTTMEENIEVNLSESEWSVDLN; from the coding sequence ATGAAAATTTTGAACGAAAGTCAAATTCGACAAAAGATCAGGCGGCTCGCCATCGAAATCTTAGAAAAGAATTCAGATTCGAAATCGATCATTCTTGCCGGTATCAACAATAAAGGCTACGCATTCGCAGAGCTTATCAAAACCGAAATCAAAGCTTTTTCAGCTATCCCGGTTATAATCACCCGGATCAAGCTGAATCCAGCAGATCCACTTTCTCAGGAGGTGACCATCGAAACACCTTTTGAACAATTAGACAAAAAAAATATTATCATTGTTGACGATGTCGCCAATACAGGACGAACCTTGTATTTTGCGATGAAGCCATTATTCAAAATTTTACCTAAAAAAATTGAAGTAGCAGTATTGGTTGACAGGATGCACAAATCTTTCCCGATCCATGTAGACTATGTAGGATTGTCCTTATCCACTACCATGGAAGAAAATATTGAAGTAAATCTCAGCGAAAGTGAGTGGTCTGTAGATTTGAACTGA
- a CDS encoding (Fe-S)-binding protein, translating to MWSVILFIIISFAGFSLAYINYKKLYRNIKLGKPEKVDGNALDRWKKVVLIAFGQKKMFKMWKPAVLHFFIYAAFLLTQLELIEIVLDGLLHRHRIFASPLGNFYTFLISFIEVLSFLALVATLVFLWRRNVQKVDRFEKPEMVGWPKRDANLILIGELLLIIGIMSMNGAERVLAQISPDMNGQAGHFLISRYIGPALFGGMSISSLHILERGGWWLHYLVVLGFLNYLPFSKHLHIFLAFINVYYSKINPRGEMENMPVIMNEVKSMLGLAVESTQPAAISDPGLDEFGAKDVFDLSQRILLGAYSCTECGRCTMVCPANITGKKLSPRKIMMDIRDRMQEIGKNLDHGSHVIPGYEDGKSLFSYISAEELHACTTCQACVEACPVLINPMEPILELRRNEILSQSKGPASWTAMFNSLENNGCVWPMSQSRTDWANQN from the coding sequence ATGTGGTCTGTCATCCTTTTTATAATCATCTCTTTTGCCGGATTCAGCCTGGCCTATATAAACTATAAAAAGCTGTACAGAAATATTAAACTGGGAAAGCCTGAAAAAGTTGATGGTAATGCACTAGACCGGTGGAAGAAGGTAGTGCTCATCGCTTTTGGGCAAAAGAAAATGTTTAAGATGTGGAAACCGGCAGTATTGCATTTTTTTATTTATGCGGCTTTTCTTTTGACTCAATTGGAATTGATAGAAATAGTTTTGGATGGGTTATTACACCGACATCGGATCTTTGCTTCTCCTTTGGGTAATTTTTATACCTTTTTAATATCCTTCATTGAAGTATTGTCTTTTTTGGCTTTAGTCGCTACCCTGGTTTTTTTGTGGAGAAGAAATGTACAGAAAGTGGACAGGTTTGAAAAGCCTGAGATGGTCGGATGGCCAAAAAGAGATGCCAATCTTATACTCATCGGTGAGTTGTTATTGATCATAGGCATTATGAGTATGAACGGGGCCGAGCGAGTACTGGCTCAAATATCACCGGATATGAATGGCCAGGCCGGTCATTTTTTAATCAGTCGATATATCGGACCTGCTCTGTTCGGAGGTATGTCTATTTCTTCTTTGCATATACTTGAAAGGGGAGGCTGGTGGCTTCACTATTTGGTCGTACTCGGATTCCTGAATTATCTGCCATTTTCCAAGCACTTGCACATATTTTTGGCTTTCATAAATGTATATTATTCTAAAATCAATCCCAGGGGGGAGATGGAGAATATGCCAGTAATCATGAATGAAGTTAAATCTATGTTGGGGTTGGCAGTCGAAAGCACTCAGCCAGCGGCGATCTCTGACCCGGGACTGGATGAATTCGGGGCCAAAGATGTGTTTGACTTATCTCAAAGAATACTACTTGGTGCCTATAGCTGTACTGAATGTGGCAGATGTACCATGGTTTGTCCAGCAAACATCACCGGCAAAAAACTTTCCCCCAGAAAAATCATGATGGACATTAGAGATAGAATGCAGGAGATAGGTAAAAACCTCGATCATGGCAGCCATGTTATACCTGGCTATGAGGATGGCAAATCTCTATTTTCATACATATCAGCTGAAGAATTGCATGCATGCACTACCTGTCAGGCCTGTGTAGAGGCATGCCCTGTACTCATCAACCCCATGGAGCCAATCCTTGAGCTTCGGCGCAATGAAATCCTGAGTCAATCTAAAGGCCCCGCCAGTTGGACAGCCATGTTTAATAGCCTGGAAAATAATGGGTGTGTGTGGCCAATGAGTCAAAGTAGAACAGACTGGGCCAATCAAAATTAA
- a CDS encoding (Fe-S)-binding protein produces MHMEKVKTVAEYTNTGDIFEVLFWVGCAGAFDSRAQKVTQAFAKIMDMAQVKFAVLGDEEKCSGDPARRSGNEFVFQMLALQNIGILNQYKINKIVTTCPHCFNTLKNEYPALGGNYEVVHHTTFIHELLKTGRLIIKSDEEITATMHDSCYLGRVNGIYEDPRQALKRLNVDVKEMKRNKENGLCCGAGGAQMFKEDEPGAKRINQERVEEALGLGVNRIVTNCPFCLTMMTDGIKQQEKQGQVMVYDLAEMILEQNKG; encoded by the coding sequence ATGCATATGGAAAAAGTAAAGACTGTAGCGGAGTATACTAATACAGGAGATATTTTTGAGGTTTTATTTTGGGTAGGTTGTGCTGGTGCCTTTGATAGCAGGGCACAGAAAGTGACTCAGGCATTTGCCAAGATCATGGATATGGCGCAAGTAAAATTTGCAGTACTTGGTGATGAAGAAAAATGCAGTGGTGACCCTGCCAGGAGGTCCGGCAATGAATTTGTTTTTCAGATGTTGGCTCTGCAAAATATAGGCATTTTAAACCAGTACAAAATCAATAAAATCGTCACTACATGCCCTCATTGCTTTAATACTTTAAAAAATGAATACCCTGCTCTTGGAGGAAACTACGAAGTAGTGCACCATACCACTTTCATCCATGAATTGCTAAAAACAGGAAGGTTGATCATAAAGTCTGATGAAGAGATAACCGCCACGATGCATGACTCTTGTTATTTAGGTCGGGTCAATGGCATCTATGAAGATCCGCGACAAGCTTTAAAGAGGTTGAATGTGGATGTCAAAGAAATGAAACGAAATAAAGAGAATGGACTTTGCTGTGGTGCAGGAGGCGCTCAAATGTTTAAAGAGGATGAGCCCGGCGCAAAAAGGATCAATCAAGAAAGAGTAGAAGAGGCTTTGGGTCTAGGAGTCAACCGAATAGTGACCAACTGTCCATTTTGCCTGACCATGATGACGGATGGAATAAAGCAACAAGAAAAACAAGGCCAAGTCATGGTGTATGACCTGGCTGAAATGATACTTGAGCAAAATAAAGGCTAA
- a CDS encoding sporulation protein, translating into MLGKVKLFFGIEGLKVDLDVPDTFNTATTVISGSLRLHTKSSQVLKKLEVKLIETYHRGRGKDQRTNDYTWGSIHLEDSVELKANSEKIIDFNLPIKPQYSSMDKLGNKSVVHRQVSKLAKWLNKTKSEFFIEVSTQVEGTALNPSVKRAIQFLPQ; encoded by the coding sequence ATGCTGGGAAAAGTCAAACTTTTTTTTGGAATTGAAGGGTTGAAAGTAGACCTGGATGTGCCAGACACTTTTAATACGGCTACAACTGTAATCAGTGGTAGCCTGAGATTACATACCAAATCAAGTCAAGTCCTTAAAAAACTGGAGGTAAAACTTATAGAGACCTATCATAGAGGAAGGGGTAAAGATCAGCGTACAAATGATTACACCTGGGGCTCGATTCATCTGGAGGATTCTGTGGAGTTAAAGGCCAATAGTGAAAAAATAATAGATTTTAATCTGCCTATTAAACCTCAATATTCCAGTATGGACAAGTTAGGCAACAAGTCTGTGGTACATCGGCAAGTTTCAAAGCTGGCTAAATGGTTAAATAAGACTAAGTCTGAGTTTTTTATAGAAGTATCTACACAAGTAGAAGGCACTGCTCTCAATCCATCAGTGAAAAGAGCAATCCAATTTTTACCTCAATAG
- a CDS encoding MCE family protein has protein sequence MSKETRIALLAIVSVAILIIGYKFIIGKSILSKRQFFYVKYKDIDQLQVSNPVMINGYQVGSVNKIYLDPADNTTPIVVLEVNSNIKVPKEAKAVLTSLGLMGGKAVQLQFTEKCTTNCAKSGDYLIADAKSLISNFIGEGELEGYMGTLKNTASQLFDSITGESGKKEIKQSVANLEMTLQNLAHATTTLNSLLSRNTSKLDKMITNMESVIGNIQNSNHEISNILKNADSIGTQVRDANLSKTIGEFNETLQEGKKSIQGLQHTLKSADESLISVNALIKKAQEGDGTAAKILNDPALYQNLSNTSRQLELFLQDLRLNPKRYVNVSVFGKKQKEYTPAENDPAMVSDTLK, from the coding sequence ATGTCAAAAGAAACCAGAATCGCTCTCCTGGCTATTGTCTCGGTAGCTATATTGATTATTGGCTACAAATTTATTATCGGTAAAAGTATATTGTCCAAACGACAATTTTTTTATGTGAAATACAAGGACATTGATCAGCTTCAGGTATCGAACCCCGTCATGATCAATGGATATCAAGTAGGTTCGGTCAATAAAATATACCTCGATCCGGCGGACAATACTACACCCATTGTTGTATTGGAAGTGAATAGTAATATCAAAGTGCCAAAGGAAGCCAAAGCAGTATTGACCAGTTTGGGATTGATGGGAGGTAAGGCTGTTCAACTTCAATTTACTGAAAAATGCACCACTAACTGCGCCAAAAGCGGAGATTATCTGATCGCAGATGCCAAAAGCCTCATCAGTAATTTTATTGGCGAGGGAGAATTGGAAGGTTATATGGGTACTCTAAAAAACACGGCCTCCCAACTTTTTGATAGCATCACCGGAGAGTCGGGAAAAAAAGAAATAAAACAAAGTGTTGCAAACCTCGAGATGACCCTCCAAAATTTGGCTCACGCCACTACTACACTCAATAGCTTGTTATCTCGCAATACTTCCAAATTGGACAAAATGATTACCAACATGGAAAGTGTGATTGGTAATATCCAAAATTCTAATCACGAGATTTCAAACATATTAAAAAATGCTGATTCTATCGGTACTCAGGTACGTGATGCTAATCTCTCTAAGACTATAGGTGAATTTAATGAAACTCTTCAGGAAGGCAAAAAATCTATACAAGGCCTTCAGCATACTTTAAAATCTGCAGATGAATCTTTGATATCTGTCAATGCGCTCATCAAAAAAGCTCAGGAAGGGGATGGTACAGCTGCTAAAATCTTGAATGATCCCGCTTTGTATCAAAACCTGTCTAATACCTCACGCCAACTAGAGCTCTTTTTGCAGGACCTTAGGCTTAATCCTAAGCGCTATGTCAATGTATCTGTGTTTGGTAAAAAACAGAAAGAATACACTCCAGCTGAAAATGATCCGGCTATGGTGTCAGATACTTTAAAATAA
- a CDS encoding LPS-assembly protein LptD, which translates to MRVFIIVIYFFLTVLQVYSQTRGRSAIVLADTASNKKDSIGVRDSLDILISPDAPDAEVEYSSDDSSYLDAQQKMFYLFGNAKVTYQSYTLTAAMIRLDMNENIAYAEGVLDTNGKRIGLPHFSDGDQEFDAVKMRYNFKTRKGIIDEIVSHYTDVFIRGTKTKFIGGDPVDTTQKDIIFNKNAILTTCNAEHPHFGIRSTKQKFVKDKMVIVGPSNLEIMGVPTPIWLPFGFFPISNKRSAGLIIPSDYEYSPSLGFGLRDIGFYTPLGPHFDLSTQFDIYTRGSWGIKLGSNYSKRYKFSGNFDFGYSDRKYESGESAALQNEKSYNIRWSHRQASQSNPYRNFSASVNFQTNGYQQLNYNNASQVLNNSYSSNVNYTMQFPGKPISLSASMSHSQNTRDKSVILNLPNINLQMQRIYPLKRKLKSGDEKWYERVSFNYNSSVQSMVRATDTTFFNPSTLNNLASSFGVRHVASSDVNFRVMKYFNLSPSVNFREIWNLKNQEITNVNGSLDTLKRDTLNGFKAAHLFDAGISLNTSIYGTMKFKKGFIRGIRHTMRPSVSLNYTPSNDQYTKYYDTRNGRQAYSIFEGMTYNDIQPQGKQLGIGYNLTNIFEAKYLDKKDSTEKKFKLFDNIYMSGFYNFAADSFKWTPMSVSGATRFLGGLTTLNVNMSFDFYKKDDTGRRINELLAKSGQGLARLSNYSVNLGSNFSIQDIKDLIAKLKGQKPEEKDPAPEEDTENTPKKKRENPETFWQMFKGFYFNHNLSFGIDRNPVTGEEKFGVLANSINTQGSVQLTKNWAISVGNIGYDFKRKNISYPDFGFTRSLHCWQMTFSFQPDRGTYAFNLFANPGTFNFLKLPYRKNRFDPQDNL; encoded by the coding sequence TTGAGAGTTTTCATTATAGTCATTTATTTTTTTTTAACTGTCCTTCAGGTCTACAGCCAAACTAGAGGTAGAAGTGCTATTGTATTGGCAGATACTGCGAGTAATAAAAAAGATTCTATAGGTGTCCGCGATAGCCTTGATATTTTGATTTCTCCTGATGCACCGGATGCCGAAGTAGAATACTCCAGTGATGACAGTTCCTATCTTGATGCTCAGCAAAAAATGTTTTATTTATTTGGTAATGCCAAGGTGACCTATCAATCTTATACCCTGACTGCGGCTATGATCAGGTTGGATATGAATGAGAATATAGCTTATGCGGAAGGAGTCTTAGATACTAACGGAAAAAGGATCGGGTTGCCCCATTTTTCGGATGGTGACCAGGAGTTTGATGCCGTAAAAATGCGGTACAACTTCAAGACGCGCAAAGGCATCATAGATGAAATAGTCAGCCATTACACGGATGTATTCATCCGGGGTACTAAAACTAAATTCATCGGAGGGGATCCGGTTGATACTACACAAAAAGACATCATCTTTAACAAAAATGCCATCCTGACGACTTGTAATGCTGAACATCCGCATTTTGGGATCAGAAGTACCAAGCAAAAATTTGTAAAGGATAAAATGGTCATCGTGGGTCCTTCTAATCTTGAGATCATGGGAGTACCTACACCTATTTGGTTGCCCTTTGGGTTTTTTCCGATCTCTAATAAGAGGAGTGCAGGGTTGATCATTCCAAGTGATTATGAGTACTCACCTTCGCTGGGTTTTGGATTGAGGGATATTGGGTTTTATACTCCTTTGGGGCCTCATTTTGATTTGAGTACTCAGTTTGATATTTATACCAGGGGTAGTTGGGGAATAAAATTGGGATCCAACTACTCTAAGAGATATAAGTTCAGTGGCAATTTTGACTTTGGGTATTCTGACAGGAAATATGAATCCGGCGAATCAGCAGCCTTACAAAACGAAAAATCTTACAATATCCGGTGGAGTCATCGACAGGCATCTCAATCCAATCCCTACAGAAACTTTTCTGCCTCGGTCAATTTTCAAACGAATGGATATCAACAGTTAAACTATAACAATGCATCCCAGGTACTAAACAATAGCTACTCCAGTAATGTCAATTATACCATGCAGTTTCCAGGGAAACCAATTTCGCTCTCAGCATCCATGAGTCATTCTCAAAATACGCGCGACAAATCAGTGATCCTTAACCTTCCAAATATCAACCTTCAAATGCAGAGGATATATCCCCTAAAACGAAAACTAAAGAGTGGCGACGAGAAGTGGTATGAAAGAGTCTCTTTTAATTATAACTCAAGTGTGCAATCCATGGTGAGAGCTACTGATACTACCTTTTTTAATCCAAGTACTTTAAATAACCTGGCTTCATCGTTTGGGGTCAGACATGTAGCGTCCTCTGATGTGAATTTTAGGGTGATGAAATATTTTAATTTGTCACCATCAGTTAATTTTAGAGAGATCTGGAATCTTAAAAACCAGGAAATTACCAATGTCAACGGTAGCCTGGACACGCTTAAAAGGGATACGCTCAATGGTTTTAAGGCGGCACATTTGTTTGATGCAGGCATCAGCCTCAATACCTCAATCTATGGGACCATGAAATTTAAAAAAGGCTTTATCAGAGGTATTCGGCATACAATGAGACCTTCAGTGTCGCTCAATTACACCCCTTCAAATGATCAGTATACCAAGTATTACGATACCCGAAATGGAAGGCAGGCCTATTCTATATTTGAAGGGATGACTTACAATGATATTCAACCACAGGGGAAACAATTGGGTATAGGGTATAATCTGACTAATATATTTGAAGCCAAATACCTGGACAAAAAAGACTCCACTGAAAAGAAGTTTAAATTATTTGACAATATCTATATGTCAGGGTTTTACAATTTTGCTGCTGACTCGTTTAAATGGACTCCAATGTCTGTTAGTGGAGCAACCAGATTTCTTGGTGGTTTGACCACGCTCAACGTGAATATGTCATTTGATTTTTATAAAAAAGATGATACTGGCCGTAGGATCAATGAGTTATTGGCAAAATCGGGACAAGGCCTGGCCCGGTTGAGCAATTATAGCGTCAATCTGGGGTCAAATTTTAGCATTCAGGATATAAAAGATCTAATCGCAAAATTGAAAGGGCAAAAGCCTGAAGAAAAAGATCCTGCCCCTGAAGAAGACACTGAAAACACACCAAAAAAGAAACGGGAAAACCCTGAGACATTCTGGCAGATGTTTAAAGGATTTTATTTTAATCACAACTTGTCCTTTGGCATAGACCGAAATCCAGTGACTGGTGAAGAAAAATTTGGAGTCCTGGCCAATTCGATCAATACACAAGGATCTGTCCAGTTGACCAAAAACTGGGCGATCAGCGTAGGCAATATCGGTTACGATTTTAAGAGAAAAAACATTTCGTATCCTGACTTTGGATTTACCCGATCGCTCCATTGTTGGCAGATGACATTTAGCTTTCAGCCGGATCGCGGCACTTATGCCTTCAACTTATTTGCCAATCCAGGTACATTTAATTTCCTGAAACTGCCATATCGTAAGAACCGATTTGACCCACAGGATAATTTGTAG
- a CDS encoding type III pantothenate kinase: MDVLAIDVGNSDVVLGLWGKGQTIPKTMRMNTLSIVENPNAFLELLSLVHEKWGPSDSVRLVMSSVVPMATKPILQYLNQFFNTSVKFLDQSQYHKLPLTILKPDEIGTDLVANALAAHSMYHTDSIIVDFGTAMSFTTIDKTGKIIGVSIAPGLYTAVRALTSNAAQLSDVQLHMPSSALGQNTEHAIQSGIMFGYDGLVRGIISAQEKELNLRLNVVATGGLSALIHTLSDRVDDYQPHLTLEGLRLAESLI; the protein is encoded by the coding sequence ATGGATGTATTAGCGATAGATGTAGGCAATTCTGATGTGGTGCTTGGACTTTGGGGTAAGGGCCAAACTATACCAAAAACGATGAGAATGAATACCTTAAGCATTGTTGAAAACCCTAATGCATTCCTTGAATTGCTTTCCCTGGTACACGAAAAGTGGGGGCCTTCGGACTCAGTCAGGCTTGTCATGAGTAGCGTGGTACCTATGGCGACCAAGCCTATCCTCCAATATTTAAATCAATTTTTTAACACTTCAGTCAAATTCCTGGATCAGTCCCAATATCATAAACTTCCCCTGACCATACTAAAACCCGATGAAATAGGTACAGATCTAGTGGCAAATGCCCTGGCCGCACATTCGATGTACCATACTGATTCTATTATCGTGGACTTTGGTACCGCCATGAGTTTTACTACGATAGACAAAACCGGTAAAATCATTGGCGTTAGTATAGCTCCTGGCTTATATACTGCCGTAAGGGCACTTACTTCCAATGCAGCTCAATTGTCTGATGTCCAGCTTCACATGCCCAGCTCCGCCCTGGGTCAAAATACGGAGCACGCGATCCAATCAGGTATCATGTTTGGATACGATGGTTTGGTTAGAGGGATTATCTCCGCTCAGGAAAAAGAATTAAACCTGAGGTTAAATGTGGTCGCTACCGGCGGGCTTAGTGCGCTGATACATACTTTAAGCGATAGAGTCGACGATTATCAGCCTCATCTTACTTTAGAAGGATTGCGCCTGGCAGAATCTTTGATTTAA
- the scpB gene encoding SMC-Scp complex subunit ScpB codes for MELFELQIESLIFVSSEPLGLDDIVACLESYHKEKVERALVLESLDAIKSKYLQEDYAFELMEIADGYQFMTKGAYHPIVKTFLNQMNQKRLSRTALETLAIIAYKQPVSKPEIERIRGVNCDHTIQKLLEKELISIEGRGEGPGKPILYVTSEKFMNYFGLKSIDQLPTIKEFEGGFNEVGEEIPIERMITDLDAEIAPEH; via the coding sequence GTGGAATTATTTGAATTGCAAATCGAGAGCCTGATATTTGTTTCTTCTGAGCCATTGGGGTTAGATGATATCGTGGCTTGTCTTGAATCTTATCATAAAGAAAAGGTCGAACGCGCTTTGGTTTTAGAATCTCTGGATGCTATTAAATCGAAGTATTTGCAGGAAGATTATGCTTTTGAGTTGATGGAGATAGCAGATGGATATCAATTTATGACCAAAGGTGCTTACCATCCGATAGTGAAGACTTTTTTGAATCAAATGAATCAAAAAAGACTCAGTCGCACCGCTCTGGAGACTCTAGCCATTATCGCATACAAACAGCCTGTATCAAAGCCAGAGATTGAACGAATCCGGGGTGTAAACTGTGATCACACTATTCAAAAGCTACTTGAAAAGGAATTAATATCCATTGAAGGGAGAGGTGAAGGCCCAGGTAAACCAATATTGTATGTGACCAGCGAAAAATTTATGAACTATTTTGGTCTTAAAAGCATTGATCAATTACCTACCATCAAAGAGTTTGAAGGTGGATTTAACGAAGTTGGCGAAGAGATCCCGATCGAGCGTATGATCACGGACCTCGACGCAGAAATAGCACCAGAACATTAA
- a CDS encoding DUF2480 family protein: MAESDTILVNRVAESELQTVALDQLVQKGSILPFDLQPFLFKGLIVKEKDFRESLKNIDWSEFKGKTLAVFCSSEAIIPMWAYMLVAIYATPFTSGIYFGRIEQVYESLLLHQISSRDWSDMEGKRVVIKGCSDDELPASAYLAIANKLQPLVQSLMYGEPCSTVPIFKRPRVV, encoded by the coding sequence ATGGCAGAATCAGATACCATATTAGTCAATAGAGTCGCGGAAAGCGAGCTTCAAACTGTGGCCTTGGATCAGTTGGTTCAAAAAGGATCTATCCTGCCATTTGATCTGCAACCGTTTTTATTTAAAGGCTTGATTGTGAAGGAAAAAGACTTCCGGGAATCACTCAAAAATATTGATTGGTCGGAGTTTAAAGGAAAAACATTAGCTGTATTTTGTAGCTCAGAAGCCATTATCCCGATGTGGGCTTATATGTTAGTGGCTATTTATGCTACACCATTTACCTCTGGAATTTATTTTGGAAGAATTGAACAAGTGTATGAGTCCCTATTGCTTCATCAAATAAGCTCCAGGGACTGGTCTGATATGGAAGGAAAGCGAGTGGTCATAAAGGGATGCAGTGATGATGAACTGCCTGCATCAGCTTACCTGGCTATTGCCAACAAACTACAACCCCTCGTACAAAGCCTGATGTATGGAGAGCCATGTAGCACAGTGCCTATATTTAAAAGACCCAGGGTGGTCTGA